The following proteins are co-located in the Microbacterium sp. Clip185 genome:
- a CDS encoding bifunctional nuclease family protein: MVRVRILGVALDPAQEHVILLKPVARPWDRILPVWIGAQEATAILVAVQGAASPRPLAHELMLSIVEELSARVERVEVTRIDEGTFYAAVTLDTPLGVRVVDARPSDAIALASRADAPIYVADEVLAVAGIPDTVSEAPEEGAAQDEESRIAEFRSFLDDVEPEDFER, encoded by the coding sequence ATGGTTCGCGTCCGCATCCTGGGGGTGGCGCTGGATCCTGCGCAGGAGCACGTGATCCTGCTGAAGCCGGTGGCGCGTCCATGGGACAGGATCCTCCCGGTCTGGATCGGCGCCCAGGAGGCGACCGCGATCCTCGTGGCCGTGCAGGGCGCCGCATCACCGCGCCCGCTGGCACATGAGTTGATGCTCTCCATCGTCGAGGAGTTGTCCGCGCGCGTCGAGCGGGTCGAGGTGACGCGTATCGATGAGGGCACGTTCTATGCCGCGGTCACACTCGACACCCCGCTCGGCGTTCGCGTCGTGGACGCGCGCCCGTCGGACGCCATCGCGTTGGCCTCTCGCGCCGACGCTCCGATCTACGTCGCCGATGAGGTCCTCGCGGTGGCGGGGATACCCGACACCGTTTCGGAGGCGCCGGAAGAGGGGGCGGCGCAGGACGAGGAATCGCGCATCGCCGAGTTCCGCAGCTTCCTCGACGACGTCGAGCCGGAGGATTTCGAGCGCTGA
- a CDS encoding LLM class flavin-dependent oxidoreductase has product MERFGTLSFGHYGPLGGGRILTARDSMLQAIDLAVGMDELGVDGVYFRVHHFARQQASPMPLLAAIAARTSRIEMGTGVIDMRYENPLYLAEEAAAVDLISDGRLALGVSRGSPESVVRGYETFGYTGSEDPRGADIARGHFELFLRAIDGEPLAERDPNSPFGGGTGMQAIEPQSPGLRSRVWWGAGNRDTAEWAGRVGVNLMSSTLLTEADGRPFDLLQAQQIDAFRAAWREAGHAGTPRVSVSRSIFPITTAEDAMYFGGSQGGDQIGIIDGMRSTFGKTYAAEPDVLVEQLLQDAAIQSADTLMLTIPSQLGVEFNLRVVESFAKYVAPALGWKAPVSA; this is encoded by the coding sequence ATGGAACGTTTCGGAACACTGTCCTTCGGGCACTACGGCCCTCTCGGCGGCGGCCGCATCCTCACGGCGCGCGACTCGATGCTCCAGGCGATCGACCTCGCTGTGGGAATGGACGAGCTCGGCGTCGACGGCGTCTACTTCCGGGTCCACCACTTCGCGCGACAGCAGGCATCACCCATGCCTCTGCTCGCCGCGATCGCCGCGCGTACCTCCCGCATCGAGATGGGCACCGGCGTCATCGACATGCGCTATGAGAACCCCCTCTACTTGGCCGAGGAGGCGGCGGCGGTCGATCTGATCAGCGACGGCCGACTGGCCCTGGGCGTCAGCCGCGGGTCACCCGAGTCCGTGGTGCGCGGCTACGAGACCTTCGGTTACACGGGCTCCGAAGACCCGCGAGGCGCCGACATCGCACGTGGCCACTTCGAGCTGTTCCTGCGCGCGATCGACGGCGAGCCGCTCGCCGAGCGCGACCCGAACAGCCCTTTCGGCGGCGGGACCGGCATGCAGGCCATCGAGCCGCAGTCGCCCGGGCTCCGCTCCCGGGTGTGGTGGGGTGCCGGTAACCGTGACACCGCCGAGTGGGCGGGACGCGTCGGCGTGAACCTCATGTCGTCGACGCTGCTCACCGAGGCCGACGGGAGGCCCTTCGATCTCCTGCAGGCCCAGCAGATCGATGCGTTCCGCGCCGCCTGGCGCGAGGCAGGGCACGCGGGGACGCCCCGCGTCTCGGTCAGCCGCAGCATCTTCCCGATCACGACGGCTGAGGACGCCATGTACTTCGGCGGTTCGCAGGGCGGCGATCAGATCGGCATCATCGACGGCATGCGCTCGACCTTCGGCAAGACGTACGCGGCGGAACCCGATGTGCTCGTCGAGCAGCTGCTCCAGGATGCGGCCATCCAGTCCGCCGACACGCTGATGCTCACCATCCCCAGTCAGCTGGGCGTCGAGTTCAACCTGCGCGTCGTCGAGTCGTTCGCCAAGTACGTCGCTCCCGCCCTCGGCTGGAAGGCGCCGGTCTCCGCGTGA
- a CDS encoding trypsin-like serine peptidase — protein MLSSSSHAALAVALLTAALGAANPAHLSRSDHPAPIEVSVPTPFAPQVARDAQELRDFWTPERMREAVARSGEGDPEPIGTTSDASVPSANATALSVARQEPAVSHIGRVFYTLNGNGYACSANVVESSNRSTVATAAHCMTADGNFSRDAVFVPGYEDGDAPYGEWPVVGGEIAGGYTQDNTDLADDTGFLVVAHDDDGADIQSVVGASPVAFNQSLVQEGSVFGYPAEGRFDGQSLQECSGVFQEYGPQQIDLPCDMNGGVSGGPIFAGDSSDGTQYANEDARYYDSSHVLGPIWQDNEEAAYAAAAQASS, from the coding sequence ATGCTCTCTTCGTCCTCCCACGCAGCCCTCGCCGTCGCGCTGCTCACCGCGGCTCTGGGCGCGGCGAACCCCGCGCACCTGTCGCGCTCGGATCACCCCGCCCCGATCGAGGTGTCTGTGCCGACGCCCTTCGCCCCGCAGGTCGCTCGCGACGCGCAGGAGCTCCGCGACTTCTGGACCCCCGAGCGGATGAGGGAGGCCGTCGCCCGCAGCGGTGAGGGGGATCCGGAACCTATCGGGACGACCAGTGACGCTTCGGTGCCGTCTGCGAACGCGACGGCCCTGTCGGTCGCTCGGCAGGAACCCGCGGTCTCGCACATCGGCCGGGTCTTCTACACGCTCAACGGCAACGGCTACGCGTGCAGCGCGAATGTGGTGGAGTCGTCGAACCGGTCGACGGTGGCCACCGCCGCGCACTGCATGACCGCAGACGGCAACTTCTCCCGGGACGCGGTCTTCGTGCCAGGCTACGAGGACGGTGATGCGCCGTACGGCGAGTGGCCGGTCGTGGGCGGTGAGATCGCGGGCGGGTACACGCAGGACAACACCGACCTGGCGGACGACACCGGGTTTCTCGTGGTCGCCCACGACGACGACGGTGCCGACATCCAGAGTGTCGTCGGTGCCTCTCCCGTGGCCTTCAACCAGTCGCTCGTGCAGGAGGGCAGCGTCTTCGGATACCCGGCCGAGGGTCGCTTCGACGGTCAATCGCTGCAGGAATGCAGCGGCGTCTTCCAGGAGTACGGCCCCCAGCAGATCGATCTGCCGTGCGATATGAACGGCGGCGTCTCGGGCGGTCCGATATTCGCGGGAGACAGCTCCGACGGAACGCAGTACGCGAACGAGGATGCGCGGTACTACGACTCCTCGCACGTGCTCGGGCCTATCTGGCAGGACAACGAGGAGGCCGCCTACGCCGCAGCCGCACAGGCGTCGTCATGA
- a CDS encoding dihydrofolate reductase family protein encodes MTRVRLDLNISLDGFATTTDQTPENPFGDDWGRLTAAYVATRTFRRRVLHDESGSGTTGVDDAYAARYFEGVGAEIMGAGMFGLHLHGDDPQWRGWWEDEPPFEVPVFVLTHRERPTIEMANGTVFHFVQGPAAAVLARAIDAAGGADVRIGGGASTAREFLREGLVDDLHVGISPVILGDGIRLWDDLRGWERDYEATSEAAPDGVMHLTFRRRPRD; translated from the coding sequence GTGACCCGCGTGCGCCTCGACCTCAACATCTCGCTGGACGGCTTCGCCACCACGACCGACCAGACGCCGGAGAACCCGTTCGGAGACGACTGGGGGCGCCTCACCGCGGCCTACGTCGCGACCCGGACCTTCCGACGCCGCGTGCTCCACGACGAGAGTGGATCGGGAACGACAGGTGTCGACGACGCGTATGCCGCCCGATACTTCGAGGGCGTCGGAGCCGAGATCATGGGAGCCGGGATGTTCGGGCTGCATCTGCACGGCGACGACCCCCAGTGGCGCGGATGGTGGGAGGACGAGCCTCCCTTCGAGGTGCCCGTCTTCGTTCTCACGCACCGTGAGCGCCCGACGATCGAGATGGCCAACGGCACCGTCTTCCATTTCGTGCAGGGACCCGCCGCTGCGGTTCTCGCACGGGCGATCGACGCGGCGGGCGGCGCGGACGTGCGAATCGGCGGGGGCGCGAGCACCGCGCGGGAGTTCCTGCGCGAAGGACTCGTCGACGACCTGCACGTGGGCATCTCCCCCGTCATCCTGGGTGACGGCATCCGGCTCTGGGACGACCTGCGCGGGTGGGAGCGGGATTACGAAGCCACCAGCGAGGCGGCGCCGGACGGTGTGATGCACCTGACGTTCCGGCGCCGCCCGCGCGACTGA
- the lipA gene encoding lipoyl synthase: MSAPEGRRLLRLEVRNAQTPIERKPEWIKTTARTGPEYTALRDLVRTEDLHTVCQEAGCPNIYECWEDREATFLIGGAQCTRRCDFCQIDTGKPADYDTDEPRRVAESVRRMRLRYATVTGVARDDLPDEGAWLHAETVRRIHATNPGTGVEILATDFSGNPDLLDEVFASRPEVFAHNVETVPRLFTRIRPAFRYERSLSVLARARAAGLITKSNLILGMGEEPDEVVQALRDLREAGTDIVTITQYLRPTPRHLPVARWLKPDEFVAIKQEAERMGFLGVLAGPLVRSSYRAGRLWAQSMRAHGRAIPSELAHLVEGIDADGGGFAQAV, translated from the coding sequence ATGAGCGCCCCGGAAGGACGGCGGCTGCTCCGGCTCGAGGTGCGCAACGCCCAGACACCCATCGAGCGCAAGCCCGAGTGGATCAAGACCACGGCCCGCACCGGCCCCGAGTACACCGCCCTGCGTGACCTCGTCCGCACGGAGGACCTGCACACCGTCTGCCAAGAGGCGGGCTGCCCGAACATCTACGAATGCTGGGAGGATCGCGAGGCGACCTTCCTCATCGGGGGCGCACAATGCACCAGGCGCTGCGACTTCTGCCAGATCGACACCGGCAAGCCCGCCGACTACGACACGGACGAGCCGCGCCGCGTCGCGGAGAGCGTGCGACGGATGCGGCTGCGGTATGCGACGGTCACGGGAGTGGCCCGCGACGACCTGCCGGATGAGGGTGCGTGGCTTCATGCAGAGACCGTGCGCCGCATCCACGCGACCAATCCGGGCACCGGGGTGGAGATCCTCGCCACCGACTTCTCGGGGAATCCGGACCTGCTGGACGAGGTCTTCGCCTCGCGTCCCGAGGTGTTCGCGCACAACGTCGAGACGGTGCCGCGACTGTTCACCCGCATCCGGCCCGCGTTCCGCTACGAGCGCTCTCTGAGCGTGCTCGCGAGGGCGCGCGCCGCGGGCCTGATCACCAAGTCGAATCTGATCCTGGGGATGGGGGAGGAACCCGACGAGGTGGTGCAGGCGTTACGAGACCTCCGCGAGGCCGGCACCGACATCGTCACGATCACGCAGTACCTCCGACCGACCCCGCGCCACCTGCCCGTTGCCCGATGGCTGAAGCCGGACGAGTTCGTCGCGATCAAACAGGAAGCGGAGCGGATGGGCTTTCTCGGCGTGCTCGCCGGGCCTCTGGTGCGTTCGTCGTACCGTGCGGGCCGTCTGTGGGCCCAGTCGATGCGTGCTCACGGCCGCGCGATTCCGTCCGAGCTCGCACACCTGGTCGAGGGCATCGACGCGGATGGCGGTGGTTTCGCACAGGCGGTATGA
- the lipB gene encoding lipoyl(octanoyl) transferase LipB — MLDVVTVGFAPAFVPYERAWALQKRLHAEVVAGARGDTLLLLEHQAVYTAGTRTTPAERPVDGTPVLDVDRGGRITWHGPGQLVGYPIVRLPDPMDVVGHVRRLERVLIAAVAQHGVEAHQVPGRSGVWVEGEAGADKVAAIGVRVERGVTMHGFAVNCDNSLAPFRRIVPCGITDAGVTTLSAAAGRQISPSALAATVSDLFRHEYAEVTA; from the coding sequence ATGCTGGACGTGGTGACGGTGGGCTTCGCGCCCGCCTTCGTGCCTTACGAGCGCGCGTGGGCGCTGCAGAAGAGACTGCACGCCGAGGTGGTCGCGGGCGCGCGGGGCGACACGCTGCTGCTGCTGGAACATCAGGCGGTCTACACGGCGGGTACGCGAACGACGCCCGCCGAGCGACCTGTCGATGGCACCCCGGTTCTCGACGTCGACCGCGGCGGCCGCATCACGTGGCACGGGCCCGGACAACTCGTGGGGTATCCGATCGTCAGACTGCCGGACCCGATGGACGTCGTGGGGCACGTGCGTCGCCTCGAGCGTGTGCTGATCGCGGCCGTTGCGCAGCACGGCGTCGAGGCCCACCAGGTGCCGGGCCGCAGCGGCGTCTGGGTGGAGGGCGAAGCAGGGGCGGACAAGGTGGCGGCGATCGGTGTGCGCGTCGAGCGCGGCGTGACCATGCACGGCTTCGCGGTCAACTGCGACAACTCGCTCGCGCCGTTTCGCCGCATCGTTCCCTGCGGGATCACGGATGCCGGCGTCACGACCCTCAGCGCCGCCGCCGGTCGGCAGATCTCGCCGAGCGCGCTCGCGGCGACCGTCTCCGACCTGTTCCGGCACGAGTACGCGGAAGTGACGGCATGA
- a CDS encoding GNAT family N-acetyltransferase, producing MLEIIAVRPEDHAVWLQLWQGYLEFYETELTEEVTQYTFDRIVDPAPGLYGAIAWEGGRPVGLVHWLTHLATWSRGDYCYLEDLFVSPDARGSGAGRSLIGHVSDWAKDAGCTKVYWLTAETNTRARALYDQVATRSGFIHYQLTL from the coding sequence ATGCTGGAGATCATCGCCGTCCGTCCTGAAGACCACGCCGTCTGGCTCCAGCTCTGGCAGGGATACCTGGAGTTCTACGAAACGGAGCTCACGGAGGAAGTGACGCAGTACACCTTCGATCGGATCGTGGATCCCGCACCCGGGCTCTATGGCGCGATCGCCTGGGAAGGTGGGCGCCCGGTCGGACTCGTGCATTGGCTGACGCACCTGGCGACGTGGTCGCGAGGCGACTACTGCTACCTCGAAGACCTGTTCGTCTCCCCCGACGCACGCGGGTCCGGCGCGGGTCGGTCGCTCATCGGCCACGTCAGCGATTGGGCGAAGGATGCCGGCTGCACCAAGGTCTATTGGCTGACCGCGGAGACGAACACGCGTGCACGGGCGCTCTACGACCAGGTCGCCACCCGCAGCGGTTTCATCCACTACCAGCTGACACTCTGA
- a CDS encoding NYN domain-containing protein, whose amino-acid sequence MTQAQATTWLLVDGENIDATLGGSILGRRPQPDERPRWDRLLAFVERTWGGHARGLFFLNASTNLPMTFVQALTALGYEPVPLSGPADAKVVDIAIQRTLRALRERDDDVVLVSHDGDFVEDLAPLADGERRVGVLAFNEFRNTGYAALGGVTFFDIEYDAHAFDAPLPRIRVIPIEEFDPTQFLR is encoded by the coding sequence ATGACACAGGCACAGGCGACGACCTGGCTTCTCGTCGACGGGGAGAACATCGACGCGACACTGGGCGGCTCCATCCTGGGCCGCCGCCCGCAGCCGGACGAGCGTCCGCGCTGGGACCGCCTGCTCGCCTTCGTCGAGCGCACCTGGGGCGGCCATGCGCGCGGGCTGTTCTTCCTGAACGCATCCACGAATCTTCCGATGACCTTCGTCCAGGCCCTGACGGCGCTCGGCTACGAGCCGGTGCCGCTGTCGGGCCCGGCCGATGCGAAGGTCGTCGACATCGCCATCCAGCGCACCCTGCGCGCGCTCCGCGAGCGCGACGACGACGTCGTCCTCGTCAGCCATGACGGCGACTTCGTGGAGGATCTCGCCCCGCTCGCCGACGGTGAGCGGCGGGTCGGGGTGCTCGCGTTCAACGAGTTCCGCAACACCGGCTATGCGGCGCTGGGCGGAGTCACCTTCTTCGACATCGAGTACGACGCTCACGCGTTCGATGCGCCCTTGCCCCGCATCCGCGTCATCCCGATCGAAGAGTTCGACCCCACTCAGTTCCTGCGCTGA
- a CDS encoding zinc-dependent alcohol dehydrogenase family protein, whose translation MLATVIHAARDIRVEEVPRPQLSTGRDAIVRVVAACVCGSDLWPYRGVTPTEHPHRIGHEFVGVVEEVGDDVENVRAGDFVIAPFYVCDGTCANCRNGVSTSCLNGGWWGSDVREDGFADGGQGEFVRVPLADGTLAVVPGPVEPEEIPGLLTLSDVMGTGHHAAVSAGVRPGDSVAVVGDGAVGLCAVIAAKRLGATTIIAMSRHPERQALAREFGATHIVAERGEEGIAKVRELTGGIGADRVLECVGTKESMDQALRSTRPGGMVGYVGVPNGGPELPVRTMFGSNVGVNGGVAPVRGYIEELLPDVRSGAIRPGLVFDLELPLRDAAEAYAAMDERRATKVLLRP comes from the coding sequence ATGCTCGCAACCGTCATCCACGCCGCCCGTGACATCCGCGTCGAAGAGGTCCCGCGTCCGCAGCTCTCGACCGGACGCGACGCGATCGTCCGCGTCGTCGCCGCGTGCGTGTGCGGCTCGGATCTGTGGCCCTACCGCGGGGTGACGCCGACGGAGCACCCGCACCGCATCGGCCACGAGTTCGTCGGTGTCGTGGAGGAGGTCGGCGACGACGTCGAGAACGTCCGTGCCGGCGACTTCGTCATCGCGCCGTTCTACGTGTGCGACGGCACGTGCGCGAACTGCCGCAACGGCGTGAGCACCTCGTGCCTGAACGGCGGATGGTGGGGCAGCGACGTGCGCGAGGACGGCTTCGCCGACGGCGGTCAGGGCGAGTTCGTGCGTGTGCCCCTCGCCGACGGCACCCTCGCCGTGGTTCCGGGTCCCGTCGAGCCGGAGGAGATCCCCGGGCTTCTGACGCTGAGCGATGTCATGGGCACGGGACACCACGCCGCGGTCTCTGCGGGAGTGCGCCCCGGTGACAGCGTGGCCGTCGTCGGCGACGGGGCGGTCGGCCTGTGCGCCGTCATCGCCGCGAAGCGACTGGGCGCCACCACGATCATCGCGATGTCACGTCACCCCGAACGGCAGGCTCTCGCGCGGGAGTTCGGCGCAACGCACATCGTCGCTGAGCGCGGCGAGGAGGGCATCGCGAAGGTGCGCGAGCTCACCGGCGGAATCGGGGCGGATCGCGTTCTCGAGTGCGTCGGCACGAAGGAGTCCATGGACCAGGCGCTGCGCTCGACGCGGCCGGGCGGAATGGTCGGCTACGTCGGTGTCCCGAACGGCGGACCGGAGCTTCCCGTGCGCACCATGTTCGGCTCGAACGTCGGCGTCAACGGCGGTGTGGCGCCGGTGCGCGGCTACATCGAGGAGCTGCTCCCGGATGTGCGATCCGGCGCGATCCGCCCGGGCCTCGTCTTCGATCTCGAGCTTCCGCTCCGCGACGCCGCTGAGGCATACGCGGCGATGGACGAGCGCCGCGCGACGAAGGTCCTGCTGCGTCCGTGA